One Pieris rapae chromosome 7, ilPieRapa1.1, whole genome shotgun sequence genomic window carries:
- the LOC111001925 gene encoding homocysteine-responsive endoplasmic reticulum-resident ubiquitin-like domain member 2 protein: MIPDNVTLIVKAPNQQIEDQNIECQTSWTVRQLKGHLSEVYPSKPKTEEQKIIYSGQLLDDNSVLKDVLRNYEYPITHTMHLVCSSKNKMDTPEPNTDGIRNRNGAHANETAPPEMRQNDQNHTVEMQNYLSSFVNNYGRVPPYQNYNFNDRYLPMQQAYMQYMQQYANLWQAYAVNTMPPQEAPQAPAPPPAPAPQPMPEEGRDWLDNLYMASRIAVLISLLYFYGSPARLFLVFILVVTGYLHQIGFFRDLLVNPNNNLQQNDRNRVNQPPQGQEGDPTPQAAQQTPPAEQETPDPSINQNPPDDDQSLLAVTWTIFTTFFASLIPEAN, encoded by the exons atgataccAGATAACGTGACCCTGATTGTGAAGGCTCCAAATCAGCAAATAGAAGACCAAAATATCGAGTGTCAAACCTCTTGGACTGTCCGTCAGCTAAAAGGTCACTTATCTGAAGTTTATCCCAGTAAACCg AAAACTGAAGagcagaaaataatttattctggCCAGTTATTAGATGACAACTCAGTGTTAAAGGATGTTTTGCGTAATTATGAATACCCAATAACTCATACTATGCATCTAGTCTGCAGTTCTAAGAACAAAATGGACACACCAGAACCTAATACAGATGGTATCCGAAATAGAAATGGAGCACATGCAAATGAGACAGCACCACCAGAAATGAGACAGAATGATCAAAACCACACTGTGGAAATGCAGAATTATTTAAGTTCTTTTGTTAATAACTATGGGAGGGTGCCACCATACCAGAATTATAACTTCAATGATAGATATCTACCAATGCAGCAAGCATACATGCAGTATATGCAACAGTATGCtaattt GTGGCAAGCCTATGCAGTTAACACAATGCCCCCCCAAGAAGCTCCACAAGCACCAGCGCCCCCTCCGGCCCCAGCTCCACAGCCGATGCCCGAAGAAGGCCGCGACTGGCTCGACAACTTGTACATGGCGTCGCGTATCGCCGTATTAATCTCGCTACTCTACTTTTATGGTAGTCCAGCGAGACTATTTCTGGTCTTCATACTTGTTGTTACAGGATATCT ACACCAGATTGGCTTCTTCCGCGACCTGCTGGTAAATCCAAACAACAATTTACAACAAAACGATAGAAATCGAGTGAATCAACCCCCTCAAGGGCAAGAGGGTGATCCAACCCCTCAGGCGGCACAACAGACCCCACCAGCGGAACAAGAAACACCAGACCCCTCAATCAACCAAAACCCTCCAGATGATGATCAATCACTGCTAGCAGTAACTTGGACtatttttacaacatttttcGCGTCTTTAATACCGGAAGctaattga
- the LOC111001923 gene encoding TIMELESS-interacting protein has product MSLLEDVFLQDEANEAQELERVIEGGDYEERVVSNSDDNSEKEDEAEEDKRRVDPGSTKIKRVVKNPRFILNPARLTGPRGIQVIPEHFKDFKFKGKGHEKEDLDLVLKKLEHWAYRLYPKFKFEDCLKKIETLGKKRPVMVHLHKIRSDQFVSDELVVQKDSSDEETAEPEPDEFDKLLQQQIELARATPGPANKSIDASVENRSLAVPITTSSPSISEEQTQRMLRNRKLAEERRHAKLNNSSSTTPNNSNLTDVCDVHNYIQRNTKEACSDEENAGKARTEGQIHKNEEIEPNKNLTKKGKPNAIDSSDEISDNEIKALKNTYEDDNIDKETAKSHGKKRKANILHSSDDENHDQTEISDDSARISLNKNVSKATIELNDFNDGSKQNGNNELNRSSELGVRDVVLENSMIQSTIQGLVENDNNINLERDLNNHGVNNEGGTNDNEGNEELMDVDFNDDF; this is encoded by the exons ATGTCGTTACTTGAAGACGTTTTTCTGCAAGATGAGGCAAACGAAGCCCAAGAATTAGAGAGAGTTATTGAAGGTGGTGATTATGAAGAGAGGGTTGTTTCCAACAGCGATGATAATAGTGAGAAAGAAGACGAAGCAG aagaagACAAAAGACGTGTAGATCCTGGATCTACGAAAATAAAGAGAGTGGTAAAAAACCCAAGGTTTATACTAAATCCTGCCCGACTTACTGGTCCTAGAGGAATTCAAGTTATTCCTGAacatttcaaagattttaaatttaaag GTAAAGGTCATGAAAAGGAAGATTTAGatcttgttttaaaaaaactagaGCACTGGGCATACAGATTGTATCCTAAATTTAAGTTTGAGGACTGCTTAAAGAAAATAGAGACATTGGGAAAGAAACGCCCTGTTATG GTACATCTCCACAAGATCAGATCAGATCAATTTGTTTCTGATGAGCTTGTAGTACAGAAGGACTCCAGTGATGAAGAGACTGCTGAACCAGAGCCAGATGAATTTGATAAGCTACTACAACAGCAAATAGAATTGGCAAGAGCCACCCCTGGCCCTGCTAATAAAAGCATTGATGCCTCGGTTGAAAATCG ATCACTAGCAGTGCCTATAACTACGTCATCTCCGTCAATAAGTGAGGAGCAAACGCAAAGAATGCTTCGCAATCGAAAACTAGCTGAAGAAAGACGACACGCTAAGCTAAATAATTCCAGTAGCACTACTCCTAACAATTCTAATTTGACAGATGTGTGTgatgtacataattatatacagaGGAACACAAAAGAAGCTTGTTCAGATGAAGAAAATGCTGGTAAGGCAAGAACAGAGGGGCAGATacataaaaatgaagaaatagaacctaataaaaatttaacaaaaaagggTAAGCCAAATGCTATAGACAGTTCTGACGAAATATCGGATAACGAAATTAAAGCACTGAAGAATACTTATGAAGATGATAATATAGATAAGGAAACAGCCAAATCACATGGAAAAAAGCGTAAagctaatattttacatagttCAGATGACGAAAACCATGATCAAACTGAAATAAGTGATGACAGTGCAAGAATAagtcttaataaaaatgtttccaAAGCAACAAtagaattaaatgattttaatgatGGTTCTAAGCAAAATGGAAacaatgaattgaataggAGTAGTGAATTAGGTGTTAGAGATGTAGTTTTAGAAAATAGTATGATACAAAGCACAATACAAGGCTTGGTAGAAaacgataataatattaacttggAACgcgatttaaataatcatggcGTCAATAACGAAGGTGGTACTAATGATAATGAAGGAAATGAGGAATTAATGGATGTAGATTTTAATGACgacttttaa